The genomic window AGGGCAGGTGACCGAACTCGGGCATGTACTCGGCCACACCGATCGCGTAGAGCGCACGGTACAGGGCGATCTGTCGCGGCGTGGAGCTCAGCAGGTCTTCGCCACGGAGTACGTGGGTGATGCCCATCAGGGCGTCGTCCACGGGGTTCACCAGGGTGTAGAGCGGAGCTCCGTTGGCGCGAACAACAGCGAAGTCGGGAACTGAACCCGCCTTGAAGGTAATCTCACCACGGACAAGGTCGTTGAACGTCAGGTCCTCATCCGGCATGCGGAGGCGCAGGACAGCTTCGCGGCCCTCGGCCTTGAACTGTGCCAGCTGCTCATCCGTCAGGTGCCGGTCGAATCCGTCATAGCCCAGCTTGGGGTCGCGGCCGGCAGCTTTGTGACGGGCCTCGATCTCATCGGGGGTGGAGTAGGACTCGTAGACATGTCCCCCGGCTTTGAGTTTGGCGATGACGTCCTGGTAGATGTCGCCGCGCTGCGACTGGCGGTACGGCTCGTGCGGTCCGCCCACTTCCACGCCCTCATCCCAGCTGATGCCGAGCCATTTCAGGGCGTCCAGCAGTTGGTGGTAGCTCTCCTCGCTGTCACGGGCGGAGTCCGTGTCCTCGATGCGGAAGATCAATTTGCCGCCGGTGTGGCGTGCGTAGGCCCAGTTGAACAGGGCGGTACGGATCAGGCCAACGTGCGGAGTCCCCGTAGGCGAGGGGCAAAATCGGACGCGGACCGGAGTGTCGGCGTTGACGGCAGGAATAGCGCTGGAGGCAGCGTTCGACGCAGAAGCAGTAGTCATAGTAGGTCCAACTTTACCGCTTGGGGCCGGCTCGGTTTTCGACCCAACCGCTCGACGGCGGCGCCTACCTTTCGTGCGAAAGGCGGGTGCCGCCGTCGGGCCTTGGGTTTTGAGGTTCCGCTGGCTTTGAGCCTAGCGGCGAACCACCGGATTGGAGAGCCGGCCGATGCCTTCGATCTCCACTTCGAAGCGATCGCCCTCGCTCACCAGCCCGACGCCGGCCGGCGTACCGGTCATGATGACGTCGCCGGGGAGCAGGGTAAAGGCGTGGGAAACGATCGAGACGAGTTCGCGCACGCCACGGATCATCTGGTTGGTGCTGCCGTCCTGGCGAAGTTCACCATTAAGCCGTCCCTGGATGGACAAATCCTCGTGGTCGAGCTCGGTTTCAATCCACGGGCCAAGCGGTGCCGAGGTGTCGAACCCCTTGGCGCGCGCCCACTGGAGATCCGTCTTTTGGACATCGCGGGCAGTGAGGTCGTTGCCGCAGGTGTACCCAAAGATGACGTCGTCCGCGCGATCCTCCGGGACATCCTTGCAGATGCGGCCAATGACCACGCACAGTTCCGCTTCGAAGGAAACTTCCTCCGAGAACTCCGGGAGGATGATGGGATCGTTCGGACCGATCACCGAGGTATTGGGCTTCAGGAACAACAAGGGCTGCTGGGGAACTTCATTGCCCAGTTCAGCGGCGTGCTCGGCAAAGTTCCGGCCGACCCCAATGACCTTGCTGCGGGGAATGATCGGAGCCAGGAGCCGGACGTCCTCGAGCTTGTGCTTCAAATGGGTACGTTCAACGCCGTTGAAGAAGGGGTCGCCGTTGATGACAGTGATTTCCTCACTGCCGGGCTCGCCTTCAACAACGCCGTAAAGGGGATCAGAATCAACTACAAACCGGGCGATACGCATGGGCTCAAGCCTACAGTCCGGGTTTAGCTTCTGAGGTAATCCAACTGGGCGGCAACGGAAGTCTCTGCCGCCCACCGCACTGATGGGTCGACGTCGGGGTACACGGCATCGGTGACTGCCCCGATCGAAGCGCCACCGCCCAACTGCTTCAGCGCTGCCCTGATTTGGTCGAGGCGCTGACCACGGTGATCCCTGTACTCCCGGCACTTATCGTCCAGGGCCGGGAGCACGGGGCCGTGCGCGGGAAGGAGGGTAGCCGGCCCGAGTGCCTCAAGCTTGTCCAGGCTTGCAAGGTAATCGCCCAACCGGCCATCGGGATAATCCAAAATTGTGGTGCCGCGGCCCAGTATGGTGTCGCCTGTCAGGACAGAGCCGTGGGGGCCGTCGGCGGGAAGATGGAAACACACCGAGTCCGATGTATGGCCAGGGGTGGCAACAACGCGGACTTCCACGCCCCCTGCAGTCAGGACTTCCCCATCCCTGAGGGGCTCGCCGCCGTGGCAGTGCTCAGGCAGAACGGCGCGGACCGGCGCTCCCGTCAGCTCGTGGAAGCGTGCTGACGCTTCAGTATGGTCGGCGTGCCGATGAGTAATCAGGACAACGTCCACAGTGCCCGCCGCTGCCAGCGCTGCCAGGTGCTGCTCATCTTCGGGCCCGGGGTCCACCACTGCCACGCGACTGGAGCCTGGAGCTCCGATGACGTATGAATTGGTGCCGTCCAGGCTCATCGGGCCCGGGTTAGGAGCCAGCCGGAAACGGGTCAGCCCGCTGCTGCGCTGCAGGGGAGAGGTCTCGCCGCTTGGTGCGTTGCCGGTGTTCGCCATTGATTCAGAAGTCACGCTCCCATCTTGGCACCGAACCGATGCTCATTCACATCCCCCGCCATACCGACCGATCCCCTCTCACATCCCCCGCCCTACCGACCGATCCTCTCTCACATCCCCCATCCGACCGCCGATAGGTGAGAGCGTCGCGCCCACACCAAGGGGACCTGCAAGAGCGTCGCGCCCAACCCAAGGGGACCGGCAAGAGCGTCGCGCCCAACCCAAGGGGACCGGCAAGAGCGTCGCGTCAGCAGAACGGCGGCCCTTCCGCTTGATGGCCAAGGGAAGGGCCGCCGTCGTGCCGTGGCGTTTCGAAACGCTCCGGAAGCTAGACCAGGCGGGTCAGCCAGCCGTGGGTGTCCTCGACCTCGCCGGTCTGGATGCCCAGGAGCTGCTCGCGGATGGCCATGGTGGTCTCGCCCGCCGTCGCGTCCTCAGAACCGATGAACTCGGTGGCGTCCTTGAGCACACCGATCGGAGTGATCACGGCGGCGGTGCCGCAAGCGAAGACCTCGGTGATCTCGCCGGAGGCAACGCCGTCGCGCCACTCATCGAGGGTGATCTTGCGCTCGGTGACCTCGCGGCCCATGTCCTTGGCCACCTGGATGACGGACATGCGGGTGACGCCTTCAAGGATGGTGCCGCTGAGGGCCGGAGTGACCAGCGAGCCGTCCTTCATCACGAAGAAGACGTTCATGCCGCCGAGTTCTTCCACGGCGTCGTCGTTGAAGTGGTCCAGGAACAGTACCTGCTTGCACCCGTTCGCTTCGGCTTCCTGCTGCGCGATCAAGGAAGCAGCATAGTTGCCACCGCACTTGGCAGCACCGGTCCCGCCGCGGCCGGCACGGGCATATTCGCGGGAGATCCAGATGGAAACAGGCTTGAGTTCGCCGCCGAAGTAGTTTCCTGCGGGAGAAGCGATAACGCGGAAGGACACTTCACGGGCAGCACGCACACCAAGGAACGCCTCCGTGGCGATCATGAACGGACGCAGGTAGAGGGCTTCACCGTCACCGGAAGGAACCCATTCCTTGTCAGCCTGGACCAACTCGCGGATGGCACCCAGGAAGAACTCCTCGGGCAGCTCAGGCAGTGCGAGGCGGCGCGCGGACTTGTTCAAGCGTGCTGCGTTGGCCTCGGGACGGAAGGTCCAGACGGAACCATCTGCGTGGCGGTAGGCCTTGAGGCCCTCGAAGATTTCCTGGCCGTAATGCAGCACCGCCGCAGACGGGTCCAGGGAGATCGGTCCGTAGGGCTCGATCCGGGCATTCTGCCAACCGCCATTGCCATCGGCGTCAACCTTGTAGTCGACGACGGCGGTGTGGTCGGTGAAGTAGTCGCCGAAGCCTGGGTTCGCCAGGATGGCTGCACGCTCCTCAACAGACTTCGGGGTTTCCGAAAGCTGCTGGCTGAATTCGACGCCATGGGCAGTCTGAGTCATGTTTCCTCCACAGTCAGCTACCTGGCAGGGCGAACCGGCCCTAAAAAGGGTGCGGTTCAGCGATGGACCAGGGAAGCAGGTAAATAATTCAACACAAGCTTACGCCTGAGTATTGGGCCTAAAGTGCGGCCGCGATGGCATCGCCGATGGCAGCTGTGCTGCGTGGCTCGCCGGTGCGGCTTTCGACGTCGGCGACCACTGCCGCCTCGATCTTGCGGGCCGCCGTGGTGTAGCCAAGGTGGTCCAGGAGGAGCACTGCGGAGAGGATGGCCGCGGTGGGATCGGCTTTCTGCTGTCCGGCGATATCCGGAGCGGAGCCGTGGACGGGCTCGAACATCGACGGCGCTGTGCGGTCCATGTTGATGTTGCCCGATGCCGCCAGGCCGATGCCGCCGGTCACGGCTGCGGCGAGGTCGGTGAGGATGTCACCAAAGAGGTTGTCGGTAACGATCACGTCGAAGCGCGCGGGGTCGGTCACCATGAAAATGGTGGCGGCGTCGATGTGCAGGTAGTCGTGCGTGACCTCGGGGAATTCCTGGGCCACCGCTTCAACAGTGCGCTTCCACAGGTGTCCGGCAAAAACCAGCACATTGTGCTTGTGGACGAGCGTGACGTGCTTACGCTGGCGCTCGTTGGCACGACGGAACGCATCGCGGACAACGCGCTCCACACCGTGGGCCGTGTTGAGGGAGACCTCGGTAGCGACCTCGTGGGGGGTGCCACCGCGCAACGTCCCGCCATTGCCCACGTACGGACCTTCGGTGCCCTCGCGGACCACGATGAAATCAATCGTGCCGGGGTTTGCCAAGGGGCTGCCGACAGTGCCGTACAGGCGGGAGGGGCGCAGGTTCACGTAGTGGTCCAGGCTGAAGCGGAGCTTGAGCAGCATCTCGCGTTCGATGATGCCAGAGGGGATGCGGGTATCACCCGGGGCCGCTCCCACAGCGCCGAAGAGGATGGCATCGCGGGTGCGAAGGTCCGCCAGGACCTCGTCCGGGAGGGTCTCGCCTGTTTCAAGCCAGTGCTGGGCACCGAGCTTGTAGTTGGTCAGTTCAAGGGCAACGCCTTCGGCGGCTACGGCCTTTTCGAGGACCTTGACGGCTTCGGCGATGACCTCGGGGCCAATGCCGTCGCCAGGGATGACAGCGAGATTGATGGACGTTGCACTCATAGCTCTATCTAGCCAAGCAATCCACATGCTGGTCAAAATCGTCTCATTCTGCGAACACTTCCATGCCAGGGAGTCAGACCACAGCATGATGCCCGCCATGGGAACCACCGCATAGAGTCTAAACGTGGATAGAAGGCATGCGGTTTATGAATGGTTCCGGATCAACCGCTTCATGGTTGACCTGACGGCAACGTGCCTGCTGATCCTGCTCTTCGGCCCGGTTTACCTCCTTGCTGATCGTCCGTGGCTCTCACTGTTGTCCTGCAGCCTCCTGCTCCCCCTCGCCTGGCGACGCACGCGGCCGGAGTTGGCGGCCGGCGCAGTGATCCTGGTGTGCCTGATCCAGTGGGCGGTAGGCGCTGAACCAGTGGCAGGCCAAATCGCCGTCCCTTTGGTCATCTACGCCACCGCGGCCTACGGGCCTGCCTGGGCCAGCCGGAGTGTCCTGATTGCCGGCCTCGCAGGCGGCGTCATGCTCACCACCCGGTTGTTCTCGACCACTGTGGAGTCGGGAATCATGGGCCTGACCATCGGCACGCTGTACACCGTCCTGATCTGGATGCTGGTGCTGGTCAGCTGGACGCTGGGAGACCTCACCCGGGTACGCAGGCTCCAGCTCCAGGCGTTGGAGGACAGGACGCGGCGCCTGGAAGTGGAGCAGTTGCAGGAACGGAAACTGGCCGCCGCGGATGAGCGTTCCCACATTGCCCGCGAGATGCACGACATCGTGGCGCATTCCTTGTCCGTGATCATCACCCAGGCCGATGGAGCGAGGTACGCTGCCGCCGCTAAGCCCGAGCTCGCAACTGAAGCCCTGGCCACGATTGCTGCCACGGGCAGGGACTCCCTGGGCGAAATGCGCAGGCTGCTGGGAGTACTCCGCTCCGACGACGACTCCCCCACCCGCCCGCAGCCGCGACTCTCGGACCTGGACGAACTGCTCCTCGGGTTCCGGGCCGCCACCCTTCAAGTTGCTTTTGAACAGAGCGGCGTTCCCCGCCGGGCGCTGCCTGCCGGAGCGGAGCTCACGGCGTACCGCATCATCCAGGAAGCCCTCACCAACGTCATGAAGCACGCCGGCCCGCAAGCGAAGGCGGGCGTCACTTTGACATGGCAGGCCCGGGGCCTGCAGCTGGACATCCTCGACGACGGCCGGGGCGCCGCTGCTGATCCGCCGGCACCTGGCGGTGGGAATGGCTTGCTGGGAATGAGCGAGAGAGTCTCCCTCTACGATGGTTCCTTGGCAGCAGGCCCGGAACAGGGCGGCGGTTTCCGCGTGTCTGCATTCATCCCGTATTCGGAGGCTTAAGCAATGGCAGAAGTTCCTGCGCCCATCAGGGTGGCGCTCGTTGATGACCAGCAGTTGGTGCGGTCCGGTTTTGGGATGCTCATCAATTCCCAGCCGGACCTTGAGGTCGTAGCCGAGGCCGGTAACGGGATCGAGGCTGTCCAGGCGTTGGCAGCCACCGCCGCCGATGTTGTCCTCATGGATGTCCGGATGCCGGGCATGGACGGCATCGAGGCAACCCGCCGCATCCTGGAACAGGCCGCAGCACAGCCTTCAGGCTCCCAGCGGGCGGAAGTCAAAATAGTGGTGCTGACTACCTTCGACCTGGACGAGTACGCGCTGGCAGCCATCCAGGCCGGGGCCAGCGGGTTCCTCCTGAAGGATGCCCCACCCGAAGAACTACTGGAAGCCATCCGCACCGTCTTCCGCGGGGATGCGGTGATAGCTCCCTCCACCACCAGGCGTTTGCTGGACCATGTGGCACCGTTGCTGAGGACACAGACGCCGGAGCAGTCCGTGCATGCTGCCGCCGTCGAGCGCCTGACGACCCGCGAGCGCGAGGTCTTCCAGCTGATCGCCCAGGGACAGTCGAATCCCGAGATTGCCGCGGGGCTGTTCCTCTCGGAAGCCACAGTGAAAACCCATGTGGGGCACATCCTTGCCAAGTTGGGGGCCAGGGACCGGGTGCAAGTAGTGGTGATCGCCTATGAGACCGGCGTTGTAGCCCCTGGGTCCTAGCATCTCCGACCTGGGTATGAGGGCCGCCGCCGGACAATGGGCCCTTGGCCCGATCCTGTAGGGCCATGGCAGAACATAGCGTGAAAGCATGTCAACATTCACGCACCTCTCCCACCCGTCAGGAACCGAGCGGCCCAAGGGCTCCGACGCGGCCCAGGCCCGCCCCGCCGTCGAGGCCCACGAGCTGAGCAAAAGCTACGGCCGCGCAGATACCACTGTCACCGCACTGAACAAGGTCTCGGTGAGCTTTGATGCTGGAAAGTTCACGGCCATCATGGGGCCCTCAGGTTCCGGCAAGTCCACGTTGATGCATTGCCTTGCGGGCCTTGATACAGCGGACTCGGGCCGCATTGTCCTCGGTGGCACGGAGTTGACGGGCCTGAACGACCGTCAGCTCACGGCGCTCCGCAGGGAGAGGATCGGCTTCGTTTTCCAGGCCTTCAATTTGGTGCCCACGTTGACGGCCGAGCAGAACATCACCCTTCCGCTGGCTTTGGCGGGGACCACCGCCGACGCCGCGTGGCTGGATACCGTTGTCAACACCCTGGGCCTGAAGGACCGGCTCAAGCACCGCCCGCACGAGCTTTCCGGCGGGCAACAGCAACGCGTGGCAGTAGCCCGGGCCTTGCTGACCCGTCCCGACGTCGTATTCGGCGATGAACCAACGGGCAACCTTGACTCCAAAGCCGGCGGTGAAGTGCTGGCATTGCTCCGCCGGAGCAGCCAGGAGATGGGCCAGACCATCATCATGGTCACCCACGATCCCGTGGCGGCCAGCTATGCCGACCGCGTGGTCCTGATGAGCGACGGCGGGCTGGTGGGCGAGATCCATGATCCCACCGCGGACTCGGTCCTGGCAGCCCTCGGCAAACTGGGGGCCTGAGCATGCTGCGTGTTGCCGTTTCCCAATTGACGACGCATTTCCGGCGTTTCGTCGCCATCGGACTCGCGGTGATGTTGTCCGTCATGTTCCTCTCCGCGACGCTGATGGTGGGTGCAAGCACGAATGCCTCCCTGGGCGCCAGCATCGGCGAGTCGTACCGCAACGCCGACCTGGTTGCATCATCCAGGAACGGCGAAGCGTTTACCCAGGCAGCTGTGGACGCTGCCGTCTCCGCCCCTTCAGTGGAGGACAGCTACGCCGAGCGGTCCACCTATGTCATGTTCGAAGCCGGCGGCGGTGAGCAGTACGGGCGGCTTCGCAACGCAGCGCCGGCATCCTTGGAGGGCGCTGTGTTGAAGAGCGGCTCCATGCCATCAAAGGCGTCGGAGGCAGTGATCGATGTCAAGACCGCTGAGCATCTTGGACTGTCCGTGGGGAGCATGCTTGAACTCCGCGGAGCAGGACCTGTCAAGACCGCCAAAGTCAGCATTACCGGCCTGATCCAGGCCACCAATGATCCTTTCTCCTCCTCGGCAGCACAGTTGGTGGCCTCAGATGCCGTCCTGAACGCGGTGCAGGACGCCGGAGCCGGGTTTACCGGGGTTCAGTTTTCACTCAAGTCCGGCGAAGACGCGGCGGCGGCCAAGGAGTACATCACCCATCGGATGGAGGCGGCGGGAGCGGCATCTCCTGTACTGGAAACGGCCCAGGAGAAGGTCACATCCACTGTGGCCATGCTGAGCGCGGGGCAGGACCAGCTGACCATAGTGCTGCTCGCATTCGCCGGCGTGGCCATCCTTGTCTCCACGTTGGTGGTAGCGAACACCTTCTCCGTTCTGGTGGCCCAGAGAACCAGGGAGCTGGCCCTTCTTCGGTGCCTGGGAGCAGGCCGGGGACAAATCCGCGGCTCGGTCATGCTCGAAGCTTTGGTGGTTGGTTTCCTGTCCTCGGTGCTGGGCGTCCTGGCCGCTGCAGGCCTGATGACCGGGCTGATTGCCTGGGCAAGGTCCCAGCCGGAACAGGCCTTTGCGACGTTGGCTGTCCCACCGTCTGCCATTGTTGCCGGCTTGGTCGCCGGAACAGTGTTGACTGTGGTCGCGGCGCTGGTTCCCGCAAAGGCGGCCACCGCCGTCGCGCCCCTTGCTGCGCTGCGCCCCAGCGATGACGCGTCCGTCCGGAACAAACGGGGCAAGGTGCGCCTGGTCCTGGGGCTGGTGACCCTGCTGGGCGGCGCCGCGGCGCTGGCGTACGGCAGCGTGAACGTCTCGCTGGGCGTTGCCCTGCTGGGCGGCGCTGCCTCGTTTGTGGGCATTCTCCTTTGCTCCACGCTGTTCATCCCCACAGTTGTTGCCGTAGCAGGCCGGCTCGCGGCACCGGCGGGAGTGCCGGGCAAGCTCGCCGCCGTGAACGCCACACGCAACCCTGCCCGCACCTCGGCGACGGCTGCGGCACTGCTTATTGGCGTCACCTTGGTCTCGCTCATGATGACCGGAGCGGCCACCTCGCGGCAGGCGTTCAACGACACCCTCGCCGAGAACTACCCTGTGGACCTTTCCGCCCAGACTGCGGTGGATGGTTCAGGCGATCACGATCAGGCTTTGGCGAGGATCAAAGGGCTCGACGGCGTCAGCGCGGCGGTCCTGCTGGAACCGGTGGGAACACTCAGCGATACAACAACCCCCGACGGCGGCCAGACCATCTATGGCATCTCCGCCGCCGATGCCGCGGAAGTCCTGCGCGATAACAACCTGAAACCTGGTCCCGGAACCCTCTACCTTCCCGAGGACTCTCCGGAAGGACCTGCCAGCATCGCGACTGCGGCAGGCAGCGTGTCCCTTGATGCCAAGGTACTGCGCACCCGCCACGTTCCGGCGTTCGTGGAGAGTTCCAGCATTCCTGCCTCTGCGCTGCCTGAAACCGCCTCCATGGTGTGGGTGAAACTGGATGATTCGGTCTCCACGGACAGAGTGCAGGCCCTTCAGAAGGACATTGCTGCGGCATTGGGTGTGCAGGAGCGCACGGTCAGTGGGGCCGCCATCGAGCGGGTGACGTTCAACAGCATCATTGACGTGCTGCTGTTGGTTGTCACCGGGCTGCTGGGTGTGGCCGTAGTCATTG from Arthrobacter sp. StoSoilB20 includes these protein-coding regions:
- a CDS encoding branched-chain amino acid aminotransferase → MTQTAHGVEFSQQLSETPKSVEERAAILANPGFGDYFTDHTAVVDYKVDADGNGGWQNARIEPYGPISLDPSAAVLHYGQEIFEGLKAYRHADGSVWTFRPEANAARLNKSARRLALPELPEEFFLGAIRELVQADKEWVPSGDGEALYLRPFMIATEAFLGVRAAREVSFRVIASPAGNYFGGELKPVSIWISREYARAGRGGTGAAKCGGNYAASLIAQQEAEANGCKQVLFLDHFNDDAVEELGGMNVFFVMKDGSLVTPALSGTILEGVTRMSVIQVAKDMGREVTERKITLDEWRDGVASGEITEVFACGTAAVITPIGVLKDATEFIGSEDATAGETTMAIREQLLGIQTGEVEDTHGWLTRLV
- the gltX gene encoding glutamate--tRNA ligase, with protein sequence MTTASASNAASSAIPAVNADTPVRVRFCPSPTGTPHVGLIRTALFNWAYARHTGGKLIFRIEDTDSARDSEESYHQLLDALKWLGISWDEGVEVGGPHEPYRQSQRGDIYQDVIAKLKAGGHVYESYSTPDEIEARHKAAGRDPKLGYDGFDRHLTDEQLAQFKAEGREAVLRLRMPDEDLTFNDLVRGEITFKAGSVPDFAVVRANGAPLYTLVNPVDDALMGITHVLRGEDLLSSTPRQIALYRALYAIGVAEYMPEFGHLPYVMGQGNKKLSKRDPESSLFLHRERGFIPEGLLNYLSLLGWSLSADEDIFTVEQLVANFDIHDVLGNPARFDIKKAEAINGTHVRLLAPEDFKERLVPYLRAAGFVGEILTPRQEEILAEAAPLVQERITLLGEAPEMLAFLFKADDAIDVADDARKGLPANLDEVLDAALAALEPIGDWTAENIQTALKQALVEDLGIKPRAAFGPVRTAISGRRISPPLFESMVILGKDSSLARVRAFRG
- a CDS encoding fumarylacetoacetate hydrolase family protein, with protein sequence MRIARFVVDSDPLYGVVEGEPGSEEITVINGDPFFNGVERTHLKHKLEDVRLLAPIIPRSKVIGVGRNFAEHAAELGNEVPQQPLLFLKPNTSVIGPNDPIILPEFSEEVSFEAELCVVIGRICKDVPEDRADDVIFGYTCGNDLTARDVQKTDLQWARAKGFDTSAPLGPWIETELDHEDLSIQGRLNGELRQDGSTNQMIRGVRELVSIVSHAFTLLPGDVIMTGTPAGVGLVSEGDRFEVEIEGIGRLSNPVVRR
- a CDS encoding ABC transporter ATP-binding protein, with the protein product MSTFTHLSHPSGTERPKGSDAAQARPAVEAHELSKSYGRADTTVTALNKVSVSFDAGKFTAIMGPSGSGKSTLMHCLAGLDTADSGRIVLGGTELTGLNDRQLTALRRERIGFVFQAFNLVPTLTAEQNITLPLALAGTTADAAWLDTVVNTLGLKDRLKHRPHELSGGQQQRVAVARALLTRPDVVFGDEPTGNLDSKAGGEVLALLRRSSQEMGQTIIMVTHDPVAASYADRVVLMSDGGLVGEIHDPTADSVLAALGKLGA
- a CDS encoding ABC transporter permease, which gives rise to MLRVAVSQLTTHFRRFVAIGLAVMLSVMFLSATLMVGASTNASLGASIGESYRNADLVASSRNGEAFTQAAVDAAVSAPSVEDSYAERSTYVMFEAGGGEQYGRLRNAAPASLEGAVLKSGSMPSKASEAVIDVKTAEHLGLSVGSMLELRGAGPVKTAKVSITGLIQATNDPFSSSAAQLVASDAVLNAVQDAGAGFTGVQFSLKSGEDAAAAKEYITHRMEAAGAASPVLETAQEKVTSTVAMLSAGQDQLTIVLLAFAGVAILVSTLVVANTFSVLVAQRTRELALLRCLGAGRGQIRGSVMLEALVVGFLSSVLGVLAAAGLMTGLIAWARSQPEQAFATLAVPPSAIVAGLVAGTVLTVVAALVPAKAATAVAPLAALRPSDDASVRNKRGKVRLVLGLVTLLGGAAALAYGSVNVSLGVALLGGAASFVGILLCSTLFIPTVVAVAGRLAAPAGVPGKLAAVNATRNPARTSATAAALLIGVTLVSLMMTGAATSRQAFNDTLAENYPVDLSAQTAVDGSGDHDQALARIKGLDGVSAAVLLEPVGTLSDTTTPDGGQTIYGISAADAAEVLRDNNLKPGPGTLYLPEDSPEGPASIATAAGSVSLDAKVLRTRHVPAFVESSSIPASALPETASMVWVKLDDSVSTDRVQALQKDIAAALGVQERTVSGAAIERVTFNSIIDVLLLVVTGLLGVAVVIALIGVANTLSLSVLERTRENSLLRALGLTKGQLRGMLAIEAVLVAGVAAIMGAGMGIVYGWLGAQATLGGVASVVPAVPWLQLAAVFGVAVVAGLLASVIPARRAARLSPVEGLATA
- a CDS encoding MBL fold metallo-hydrolase, with translation MANTGNAPSGETSPLQRSSGLTRFRLAPNPGPMSLDGTNSYVIGAPGSSRVAVVDPGPEDEQHLAALAAAGTVDVVLITHRHADHTEASARFHELTGAPVRAVLPEHCHGGEPLRDGEVLTAGGVEVRVVATPGHTSDSVCFHLPADGPHGSVLTGDTILGRGTTILDYPDGRLGDYLASLDKLEALGPATLLPAHGPVLPALDDKCREYRDHRGQRLDQIRAALKQLGGGASIGAVTDAVYPDVDPSVRWAAETSVAAQLDYLRS
- a CDS encoding response regulator transcription factor is translated as MAEVPAPIRVALVDDQQLVRSGFGMLINSQPDLEVVAEAGNGIEAVQALAATAADVVLMDVRMPGMDGIEATRRILEQAAAQPSGSQRAEVKIVVLTTFDLDEYALAAIQAGASGFLLKDAPPEELLEAIRTVFRGDAVIAPSTTRRLLDHVAPLLRTQTPEQSVHAAAVERLTTREREVFQLIAQGQSNPEIAAGLFLSEATVKTHVGHILAKLGARDRVQVVVIAYETGVVAPGS
- a CDS encoding histidine kinase is translated as MDRRHAVYEWFRINRFMVDLTATCLLILLFGPVYLLADRPWLSLLSCSLLLPLAWRRTRPELAAGAVILVCLIQWAVGAEPVAGQIAVPLVIYATAAYGPAWASRSVLIAGLAGGVMLTTRLFSTTVESGIMGLTIGTLYTVLIWMLVLVSWTLGDLTRVRRLQLQALEDRTRRLEVEQLQERKLAAADERSHIAREMHDIVAHSLSVIITQADGARYAAAAKPELATEALATIAATGRDSLGEMRRLLGVLRSDDDSPTRPQPRLSDLDELLLGFRAATLQVAFEQSGVPRRALPAGAELTAYRIIQEALTNVMKHAGPQAKAGVTLTWQARGLQLDILDDGRGAAADPPAPGGGNGLLGMSERVSLYDGSLAAGPEQGGGFRVSAFIPYSEA
- a CDS encoding 3-isopropylmalate dehydrogenase, which encodes MSATSINLAVIPGDGIGPEVIAEAVKVLEKAVAAEGVALELTNYKLGAQHWLETGETLPDEVLADLRTRDAILFGAVGAAPGDTRIPSGIIEREMLLKLRFSLDHYVNLRPSRLYGTVGSPLANPGTIDFIVVREGTEGPYVGNGGTLRGGTPHEVATEVSLNTAHGVERVVRDAFRRANERQRKHVTLVHKHNVLVFAGHLWKRTVEAVAQEFPEVTHDYLHIDAATIFMVTDPARFDVIVTDNLFGDILTDLAAAVTGGIGLAASGNINMDRTAPSMFEPVHGSAPDIAGQQKADPTAAILSAVLLLDHLGYTTAARKIEAAVVADVESRTGEPRSTAAIGDAIAAAL